The stretch of DNA ATAAGTGACCTCCTTCTGGACAATCTTTTCAAGGGAAACAGCCATTCAAAAGACCAAATCAGTCCAGTGGGTCATTCAAAGGCACTTCATCCAGTCCAACCTACCAAGAGGCCAAGATGTGCCCCATCTGCAATAACCGTCATTCCGGGGAATGCCAAAGGAAGACTGGTGCATGTTTCAATTGTGGAAAATTGGGACATCAAATTGCTGATTGTCCCGAGCCTAAGAAAGGGGCATGGTCAAATACTGATACTACCCCCAGCAAGCCAAAGGAAAATAAGCCTAACGCTCGTGTGTTTGCAATTACTCAGAAAGAGGCAGATGACTCAAACGATGTCGTGGCAGGTACCATTCTAATCAATGAAATGCCAGCTTATGtattgtttgattgtggtgccacTCATTCGTTTATATCCAAGAGGTTCACTAAGAAATTAAGGTTTATACCTGAGATACTTGTCGAACCCTTTAGGGTAGCAACTCCTACTAGTAAGACAATAGAAACACATAGGGTGCACAGAGATTGTAAGATCTGTATCAATGAGCACCTATTTCAAGCTGAATtgattcaactaaacatggtggagTTCGACGCCATTCTAGGAATGAATTGGCTATCAAAGAATCGCTCAATTGTAGATTGCCGCTTGAAGAACGTCAAACTAAGGGCTccaaaccaagaagaaatcgTTTACTATGGCAAAGTCAAGAAACAAGAATCCTTACTATCTGCTTCCcagacttggaaagccatgaaaagcGGAGAAGAGgtttacctagctatgttaagcgaggtaaaggAAGAAATCATACTTGCACTAGAAGATATTCCGGTAGTACAAGAGTTTCCGAATatctttcctgaagaactccctggcaCAATCCCCGAccgcgaagtggaatttgagattaatttagtacccaatgctacaccaatctcaaaagcaccgtaccgatggCACGTCTCGGGCATGACATTTTATTGTCATTCTATCTTTTAGTTGTATTATCGTGTTCTACGCTTACGCATTTCGTTGTAATcgcattgtaaagacgattattgatttatgtaatagactagcttttggttatttgatgtAATACGTCGCATGTTGTTAtacgattttaaattgttaaacgaCGTCGATGGCACGTCtcggtttcggggcgtgacacccGTAGTCCACTCATtcatcttattcttattttatattaaataaattcaatttcaaattatttacaaaatttaaattattattattttatataaatcataatatgtttttataaactcataattttttttattaagtagccgttaaaataattttctaatttttttaataaaactaactgttactattttagtatttttaaaaataaatcatctttattttaattatttaaataaattactaaattaaataatatacatatatatataatatataatatatgtaatTAATAGGGTGGGCTCCTTTCACTCTCGTTCTGGTGCGTGCACACAAAAGCACGCGCCAgcctttaattaaaaaaaataaaataagaagtaACGTGGGCGTTCAAGCATTTGAGCGTCCACATTACGTGACACAAGTGGTTGGGTGATTAACAATAACCCACATtggtttcgggtttcgggtaCGCTTACAAATCTGATTCATGAAATTCTCGCAGTAATTGAATTTTTTGTTTGCTGATGTAATTACAAATAgatatgtttaatgatctagtGTTTTGAATTTCATGAGTAGATGCTTAAACTTGTAATTTCTGTATTTTTCGTGCAAGTTCTCAAATGCTTAAAGGTGTTCGTGAAATTGTAGGAAAATGATGCTGGAAAAATAGCTCACTACTGGTCACCGGTTGATCGCTCAATTTATGTCTGGTTTTTGGACCAAGTGGTTGCTCAACGTGATTCACTGGAGGTACTGATCAGGTTTGATTAGAATTCAAACTTCAAAATCTCACATATTTGGTTCTATTAGTGTAATCCAAAATGTTTTTCTATACAGTGAAATCTAAATATTCCTAAAAACCTCTCAAGAAAACAAATGATTTATTAACTCCTCATGTTTTCAAATCTTGAACACGCACATCTTTAAACACGCATATCCCAATGTTTTCAAATCTTAAGAGTACACATCCTTGTCCTATGTGTTTTCAGGGATACGTGTTCTCAAGAGTTGAAAACACGGGAAGTCAATAGTCACTGGTTTTTTTGGTAATCTAAAGATTTCATAGTGTTGGTATACAtaattaaccctaatttttatcaaaaatgcatataattaGTACTAGTGGATTTAAAAAAAGGGTAGCTTAGATCAAGAGGACGGTGTCgtgatataattaatattagTTGATTTTCCGTGATAAAATTAGCGAGTGGAGCAAACTTTTAGTTCGTTTTTCTGGAGGTTTTTCCTATAATTTATTGTCGATTTGCCTCTCGTTTTAAGTGTGTCAGAAAATGAGGAAAACTTGTTTTTCGATTTTAATAATTGGAAagtaactttttttaaaaaaaattatttttaggaaACACAtcttatttttttgtttcaCATAAACAAaaggaattttttaaaaatagtacCTGCTTTAACACATGAAATAGAAATGGTTTCGCGTTTAGAAAACCTTCATTGGGAGATAATAGTGACGGGTAAATACAACCGTCGCCGATCTAAATTGTGACGTTTTAatgtaaccgtcgctaattggcGACGGTTTTAATTTAACCGTGGCTAATTAGAGACGGTTTTAATTCGTCGCTACCTGCAAGGAAAACAGacaaacaataaaatatttgttaaaTCATTCATATATCGcaacatatataaattttaCAAATTTATACGCATAAACTAAAATTGAATGTTAACAGTAATATAAGACAGTAATAAGATGGAAATTCGATGAAGAAGATTGCCAGTAGCAATACacaaaatatcaataacatcTAGTATCTTTGACAACTAAACTTGTAGCAAGAATGTTAAGTTGAGTAAGATAAGAAGAGATTTAAGGTttgaaatttgagaatttttcaatttcaaatcagaatttgagatttaaaaattttccactcCAATTGAAAATTTGGGATTTAAGATGAATTAAGGGTAATGAATaacatcatatttttatttttactagtttatttatttatatataaaaatgtcaTACATCTAAAACTTTAGAAAAAACTTGAAGGGGAAGGTGGTTTCAACCTAGCCCCTTCACCCCCCACCACTgggaaaaaataattaattatcataTGATCGTGCCAATAAAACAAGAGAAGCTACACGCTAAAAAATATCATTCGCTCAATCAACTCTATTTTTAGATTATCAAAATGCAAGAAGTGCAAACACTTTTGGCCGAAAAGTTAAACAAGAAACGCCTGTTCTTACGTACTCTAGTTATCTTTAAGATTTCAGCTGATGATTTTGAGTTTTTGCTaaattcttgagattataattttaaattcgtGAGCAATGTGTCAACCCGACAGCAGCAACAATGGAGAGTGCAAACTGCACAAGacgtttttttttcctttatacATTAAATAGAACGTTTTAATAAAGCTTGTGCAGTAGTTCTAACACAAAAGACATGGGGCACCAAAAGTAAGGGAGAAATGAAGAAAAGTAGAAGAGTCCCCATTTAGCAAGGTGTGGTGTCTCCACACAATAAAGAACTACTGACCAGTTTATTTACATAACTTTATAAACATTGTTCTTCTTAAATATCAGAAATTCACCCTCCAGATGCTGCAGAAGATTGATTATCGAGTCTTCTTTTGATCCATTGAAATGTCCCAGGATATCAGAAAGCAAAACCTGAGCATATTTAGAAACACATGGTTTTTTTATCAAAAGGCAAAAAGTAGTTAAGTTCAGAGAGAGAGGTCAACAAACACTTACTCCATCCCCAAAATTATCAATCCAGATTAGAATAGAACTCTCTGTGGCAATGTTCTGTTCTTCCCGAGGtgcatcaagtttttggcgtttCCTAGCACGGTTTAAATCGTCAACATGAGCAGCTGCGGCTTCATTTATATCTGAATCCTCACCCAGAAGATCAGGGGTGATTTGTTGAGATTTTTCAACTGAACAACCATCGTTCACATTAGGAATGAGTGATTCAAGATTAGGCTGAACCCCTTCCATTTGGCAAGAATGGTCGGACCCATAAGAATGTTTTGACATCCCATTAGAGGAATCGTCTGCTGTGCCATTGTGTTGATGGACAGATGAAATAGTACCCATTGATACTCCAAGCTCTTGCATAATCAAGACAGCTTTAATCTGGGGGTAAGTCACCTAATACGTTTACCCAACAATATATGGTCATCAGCACAATATCCGGGATGCATAAAGATACTGCAATTTGATTTTATATCCATAATGTTCCATTTATTACCTCTTCTGGTAATTCTTCTTTTATAGGCTTTAACTTTTCACTGCCTACTTTTGATACAGCATCCTGAATGTTTTTAAATATCTGATGTGTAAGTTCAATCTCCTCGCACAACCTGTGCCAATCAATAGCACATCCCTCTCTTGCCACTTCAAAAATATGCTCTAAGACAGTTTGTTCTTTTATTGGAGCTGCTCTATCTGGGTGATTCTACACAGTAGAAATTAAAACTTAAGTCCAAAATTAATTACCAAATAGGTTACAATTCAAATGTAAGAAATACCATGTATCTCAAAACATACAGCAATTTTTTTGAGCGTAAAACCATCTTGCCACATATTCCAAGATTGAAACCTCACAGGGGTCGTTAGTCGTTTATTGTTGGGTTTAATCGGAACCTTTCTTGACACAAGTGGTTCTGCATGTGGCTCCCCATCTAAAGAGAGGCTCAATTCTTTTGATAGAGATCGAATAGTTTGCAGTAAAATATCGCCGTGTGTTGTCAAAAAGTGCTGCACCATAATCAAAACTTCCAGATTAGATAACCATCGAAGAAAGAAATACTGAAGCAATTACCATGTTTATTATATCTAGAGATGAGGCTTCTATGGGTGATAAGCACCACATCATCAGTAATTTTAAAAGCTATTCATGAATGAGAAGTAGCATGAAGAGATGAAACAAATGTCGGCGGGATTTATGTTTGCATTGCCAGGCCACACAAATGACTGAAAATTAGTTAGAAGAGAAATAAGAAACTAGAGATGTGATATAACCAAGTTAGGCAGGTTGACGCCACAAAAAAGTTAAGTTTATGAAAGTGTTGCTTTTATTTACAAGTTAAAGATATAATCAAGTGGGCATAACATATAGGAGTAGGCATTTGAATAGTATTTTAATATAAACTCTCAAGGTAATAGTACTATCTTCATCAATGAATTCCAAAAAACTAATTGTATGTCCATAACACCGTTTTCTTAAATAAAACTCAATTGCCTTGTCACTAATGACGAGCCCATATGAAATACAGGCCATTTAAAACTAAAACAGCGAAATAATCAAACAAAACCATGCAAATTTAGTAGATCAGTCATGCATTCTACaaaatgaaaacaaaataactaagaaaaaataaaatttatgataACAATGTActcataccaaatcaaataCTACAATCCAGTTAGCAAACTATTTGAATTAATTCATGAGCCCGAAACTATTATAAAGCAAAACGACTCATACAATAACCCTCAATAATAAGGCAATATAAGTAtacattatataaaaaaaatgtatattgTGTTACCTATAAAACTGAACCATATGCTATGACTATTTCAATTAAATACAAATGGACTAACAAAATTGAACCTAAGTACCTATGATTGCAAggaaaacaaacaaacaataaAACATTTGTTAAATCATTCCTATATCGcaacatatataaattttaCAAATTTATACCCATAAACTGAAATTGAATGTTTACAGTAATATAAGACAGTAATAAGATGGAAATTCCTTGAAGAAGATTGCCAGTAGCAATTCACAAAATATTAATAACATCTAGTATTTTTGACAATTAAACTTGTAGCAAGAATGTTATGTTGAGTAAGATAGTCAATTGGGAAAGATAAGAAGTGATTTACGTTTTGAAATTTGGgaatttttcaatttcaacTCAGAATTtgagatttaaaaattttccactccaatttaaaatttgggatttaAGAAGCATTAAGGGAAATGAATaacatcatatttttattttttactagtttatttatttatatataaaaatgtcaTACATCTAAAACTTTAGAAAAAACTTGAAGGGGAAGGTTGTTTCAACCTAGCCCCTTCACCCCCCACTAAAcctataaacaaaaaaaattgagtGCATGCGCCCCGTGGATGCTCCGTCCCAGCAAGTATGCATCCACACCACGCTTGCAATTTCCATTTGGGAAGCCAGTGGGAAAAAAATGTTGAAGTGTTGTACATATTACTGTAATCTCTATACTACGATACTATCAACACGATTAGATATTTCAAATTGcacatttttattaaaaaaaattaaaaggagAAAGGAAACGTTTAATCTACATGTAAATAGCTCATTCCCTGGTGAGAGTCGGGTATCTGTCAAGAGCACTGCATGAGTAAAGGCATGATAGGTAACATAACTCAGAAACGTGCTATCAAAGAGAAACATAAATACAATTTTAATGTACAAACCACAATAAAACTATTACACACAgcttttgaaagaaaatgagTAATTTACCAAACATGCAAAATTTTATCAACCTAAacaagatttttaagattaaaaTGTCCATCACAGTGTATACCTGATTTACACCATCTATATTTGCTAGCCTAGCTCTCGTGGAAGGCCTTGTCGCTGCTATTCTTCTTAATGTTTGATCACCACATAATGCATATCTGAAAGGCTACAAAATATCAACATACAGGACGTAGAAAACCTTTCATTCATCTAAATGACTTTCATCGCTGCAAAGAGtgatgataaaaaataaaaacactcACGGAGCAGTTCCAGTGTCTCTTGCATACTTCAGTCTCTCTTCCACCAGCCTTCTATATAGCAGATCTTCTACCTGAAGCAGGAGGTTAAAGATATTATAGATAACCGGTCAAACCATGCATATTTTGGTTGCATAACAAAACAACACATAGTGCAGAAGCATGGGGTTCATGCTAAATGGTAGCAAGCAACAATAATATAATTGATAACAAAAAGATGTATAATTCAGCAGTGTCAATTTAAAAAAAGATGTATAATTGAGAGTACACACCTGGGAAAATTTATCTAAATCAAGTTCAGTGCAAAAATCGATAACTCCAGCATCACTAACTGCAATTTTGTTTTCCTCATCACCCATCATCTCTGGAGTCAACGTCAGCAACAATGGGGGTTGATAATCAGGGGTGCAGGAGTTCAAAAAATGCATTCCCTTTGGTCCAACTCTGGtgcataaattataaattattattcaatCACTGTTTGCATTTGAGACTGGTTACATTGTTTCATATCATTGGAGGCATAGAAACATGACTCTTCACTATGAAAACCAATATTCACTTTGCTCATTCTACTTATCAAACAACCGAAGGATACTTCCTGAATTTAACACTTGTAACTACAAGATACACGATCATATCCATTAGTTACACACAATAAATTATTTCCCTCAATCTCAAGGGATTCTAGAACAAACAGCACATATAATATTCAATTTTGTTTACCCCTTTTCATTAAGGTTTGTTATCAACTAAGAAGCAATATAACAAGAATTAATTTGCTCTCACATAGTATACACATGAAAACTAATGCGAGATGGGGCAGTCGAATCCTAAGAGCATactttcatgatttttatattaaaaatattcctTCTAGAACTGACTATTTATGACATTCAATCCACAATAGTTGGACATAAAATTTAACCACATTACATTGAAGACAAGTATTTATTGCCAGATAAAATGGCATGAGACCAGATGGCTCTacttatttggagaaaatcaatTCCATTTAGAAACTATTGAAGAGAAATTGGGTCTACATGAATGAGGGAAAAGAACTCGACCTTACAGTTTTGTACACGTCTCTGAAGGTCTCGATCAAATAATCTGCATTCAATGCATTGCTGCTTATCATGTAAAGGAAGTAAAATGGAACAAGTGGTCCATTGTCAGATAATCCTGACATAATAACCAAGTGAAATAAAAATCGAAAAGCTTCTTTCCACCAGTGCCTCCCAATGTTACAAACATACACAGTGAAAGGCTAGTGTGAACAACTTTTTATTAAAGTAGCATTAGATACTTTACCAAATTTTTCTCTAAAAGGTGAAAACAAATATTGGATAGAGCAAGTCAGTGAGTAAAAACCAAGGTTCTAAAAAGTGTGAAGTGTGACGAAGCGTTACAATCAAGCTTCAAGTTTATGAGCTTAAGCGAGCTTAGCATGAGAAGcgtgaaaaatgttttaaatttttattataattttaattatatcaagTAAATAATAGATTAAATAATGCacaaaagtaaattttttaagAATAAATGCATAAACTTTCAAGTTATCAATCACATGAATCTCGAAATCACAAATTATGTGGAGTAAAACTTTTGTTGATCGATGTTGGATCATGTATCATCCTTTAGTGGCAAAGATAAGAAGGGTCAGAGACAAAATCTATTTCAATGCATTTAGCGGTTTTTTTtgtttacaaatgttatattattaccaaatttttttttaaaaaaaatacaaattttaaaatttataaaaaaaatcaagttaaaattttattttaaaaaattgcactTTTCAAGCTTTTTTCACGATCAATATGGTCAACCAAAGAGTCGACAGTTTTTTCATGTTTAATTGATGCTTTTTCGCGCTTTTAGAACACTGTAAAAACACAAAGGACAGTTTTTTCTGAATGAAATTTGTCATGATGAATTGTTATAACAATGTAAGCGGCTGGTATCTAGTAAAAAGTCTGACAAGATCTTTTTTCCCACAATCGTAAGCTTGAAGCTTAGCAGGCCAAAGCTAATTAGAATTCAGCGAGTATCCTTTAGGATATGGTTGAAATTTACATCTGATTTTTTATGGCATGCCCAGGAAAGCAACCATAGGATATGTGTTctattttacacctaaaaacaAGGAAAAGGTGCGTAAAAAGTGACAAACACATAATTTTCAAACAAGGCGGCTCTTACATACCACGTGAAATTAACTGATAAGCTAGTGCCTTCCACCAATTAGTTGGCAATTCTTTGCCAAGGCCATGAAATGGAAGCTTGTCATACTTGGCATCAAGAATTCTCCTGGACTGCAATCACAAATGAAGCCTAGCATCACGACTAGGAATTTCTGAGCACCACACTACAGAATTGACTGAAGAAACTTTCAAACACTCTTTCAGGCACATCCAAGCCATTGGTGAAATCAAATACTTCCTAGTTAGAATATACACTGTATTGCTGCAAtcaaacataaaattttcaacaGTCATCTTACTCGAGACCCACGAAGAACATCCACAGGTAAATTGAGACCCCAGTGGCCCCTGCACGACTGAATGCAGCCCACCAGAAGAAATGCCTCCCTAGACATGTCACATTCTTTCTTTGAGCTAGTGCAATTATCACAAGTCCCTGCATACATCAAACCAGGATCCTATCAGTGTCACGTTTTTCTGATTAAATTCATGCCcctaatacgatatgatttcaTATGATAACACAATTAGTCGCTGACGGACTTCTGATATCGAAACATCAAACACTTGAAATTTTTACAAGAGTTTATATAAGCACAAGAAATTTGGGTTTGTAAATGATGAAATTCTGTaactttaaatgtttaaaaataaaaagaaatgaGAGATCTATCATCACAAATGTCAAACAACGTTTCATAATGGTTTTTTTATAAGAAacgattttttattaataacttAAAAGATGTTAATTATGACAAGTGGACTAGTGATCCACCATCAACAAAAACTACATAAGATCGTTGCCCTATCGATGGTACACAAAGCCCAATCTCTCAATAAGTGTGCGATTGAAACATTATGAAATTCTTCACGAGCACCAATCCACGTAGCAATTTTGACCTTGATTTTATCCATGCACTCGACACTATTGTCTtctgtattttcaaaaattattcgATTCTCTCTAACCACACCGACCAACATATGCCGTGAACCACCACTTGCCAAAAAATTCTTCCCTTATTGCCAAGTAGGCGTCCAAGATCCATAACGAATAAATCTTTCGTTGACTTCGGCACCACCCAAACCAAATCCAATTCTTTGAAAGCCCTAGCCCACAAGCCGTTCGTGAATGCACAATGAATAAGCATATGGTCCCGTGTTTCCCTCTCATTCCAACACAACACACACCGATTTGGGCACATAGCAAATGAGGGCCACTTCTTTTGCATCATTTCCGAGGTTGGCAACTTACCCAGAATCGCTGTCCACGAGAATATCTGGATCTTTGTTGGAACTAGAACCTTCCAAATAACATAGAAATACGAAAAAGTGGGAAAGCCACTATCTCAGAAAAGACCAGAAGGATCCCCACTCGGATATCATCTACCCCTTCAATCAAACTTATCATATCTAATCATTCTCTAATAACTCTCCATCCCTCGAAACCCTTCGAAAATGCAAGTCCATGACTGGGAAGATGACGAATTGTCAAAGCGAGCAAATAGAATATAGGCATATATTAACCGCGGAAAGTTGAAATAAAGATGGGTACAGATCCCTAAAAGAATAATCCCCCCACCATATGTCTTCCCAAAACCTAGCATTAGTACCTCCTCTAACCTTTATCCTCACTAGTTGTTGAAAAGTAGAGTAAGATCAGGAAATAAACTTCCATCGGCATCTGAATGTCACATTTCTCACTAAACCCGCATCCCAACCATTCTCTTGTAACCTGTATTTACTCACTATGATCTTCTTCCACGTCTGATCTTCCACATAAAACCTCCACCACCATTTCCCCAACATAGCCTTGTTTCTCAGAACAATACTCCCAGTACCCAATCCCCGCTTATCTTTAGGTTTGCACACATGTTCCCAGGTAACCAAATGACTATGTGCATCACCATCAGCTCCATCCCAAAGGAAATTCCTTGAAATTTTATCCATCACATCCGATTTCCTTTCGGTACTCTAAAAAGAGACATGTAATAAATCGGCAATGCGTTTAAAACTAATGCAATCAACGTTAACCTTCCCCTCTTGACAGAAATGCTCTCTTCCAACTTGCCAACTTTTTCGACATCTTAGTCAGAATGGGTTCCCAAAACGAGACTGACAATGGATTTCCTCCTAATGGCACTCCCAAATACTTAATCGGCCACTTCTCCTTACCACATCTAATTTGCTGAGCTAAATGTTCAACTTCTTCACATTGGATGCCCAACAAAGCATTCTTTTCCCAATTGATTTTTAACCCAGACATGTTGCAAAACGACCTCACAACTTCCacaaaaaatctaaaatgatcaTCTTCCTTAACAAAGAAAAGTGTATCATCCGCAAACTTAATATGAGATATCTCTATCTTGTCTCTACCAACCACGATACCTTTGATTTAATCCTTGTTCTTAGCTTTATCAATCAACCTCCCCAACACATTCACTACCAAGTTAAACAAAAAAAGAGACAAAGGATCATCCTGTCTGAGCCCTTTTTGTGTATTAAATTTGCCCCTTGACCTCTCATTAATCATAATAGAAAATGATACATTCGATACAAATCCTTTGATCCACCTTCTCCATCTCTCTCCAAACCCCTTCTTCCTCAATACAAAATCCAAAAAATCTCAGTCTACATTGTCGTATGCTTTTTCGAAGTCAACCTTCGAAACCCACCATGGCTTCTTATTCCTCCTTCCCTCTTCCAATAGTTCATTCGCAATAAAACAACAATCAAGTATGTCTCTTCCCTCAACAAAAGCATTCTGAGATTCTGATATTGTATCTGACAACATGTTCTTAACCCCAGGTCAGGAACGAAGGAAGAGAGCATTTTCAGGGTTTTTTAGAGAGAGAAAATATAATGGTTTCAGTCCCGAGGTTAAAAAGAAGCCACATATATGAACAATTAAGAACAAAAAATTGCATGCACCTAGTCAAAAGTGAATTTGCCATTTATCGAGGATTCAGAGAATTGTTGAAATTTGAACCATTGAATTTACGTGTAACCACTAATGAGAATCTGAACACTTTAACCCAATAATTTCTAAATAAGCAGATTCAATAGAGCAAATACATGT from Primulina tabacum isolate GXHZ01 chromosome 3, ASM2559414v2, whole genome shotgun sequence encodes:
- the LOC142538777 gene encoding uncharacterized protein LOC142538777, giving the protein MCPICNNRHSGECQRKTGACFNCGKLGHQIADCPEPKKGAWSNTDTTPSKPKENKPNARVFAITQKEADDSNDVVAGTILINEMPAYVLFDCGATHSFISKRFTKKLRFIPEILVEPFRVATPTSKTIETHRVHRDCKICINEHLFQAELIQLNMVEFDAILGMNWLSKNRSIVDCRLKNVKLRAPNQEEIVYYGKVKKQESLLSASQTWKAMKSGEEVYLAMLSEVKEEIILALEDIPENDAGKIAHYWSPVDRSIYVWFLDQVVAQRDSLEGYVFSRVENTGSQ
- the LOC142541184 gene encoding LOW QUALITY PROTEIN: uncharacterized protein LOC142541184 (The sequence of the model RefSeq protein was modified relative to this genomic sequence to represent the inferred CDS: deleted 2 bases in 2 codons), with amino-acid sequence MMQYPGLGFQRLFVSSSSTMESTLKKYFGFSKFRLYQKEIVEQILEGRDCLVVMATGSGKSLCYQVPPLVAKKTSVVISPLISLMQDQVMALKQRGIRAEYISCVQTNPNVLRNAESGQYDVLYLTPEKACGLTNSFWSRLLDSGICLLAVDEAHCISEWGHSFRVEYKQLDVLRDVLLNVPVVGLTATATGKVRDDIMLSLKMHDPHITIGSFDRPNLFYSVKSIDHCSTFLDDLVKKISSYIDNASSTIIYCTTVKDAIQIFESLDAAGIAAGLYHGQISKKAREDSHRSFIRDEFYVMVATIAFGMGIDKPDIRYVIHYGCPKSLESYYQESGRCGRDGIPSTCMLYYMRSDFSKADFYCAEARTADQRRAILESYMAAQRYCLLTTCRRNFLLEYFGEKNSPVDCGTCDNCTSSKKECDMSREAFLLVGCIQSCRGHWGLNLPVDVLRGSRSRRILDAKYDKLPFHGLGKELPTNWWKALAYQLISRDYLIETFRDVYKTVRVGPKGMHFLNSCTPDYQPPLLLTLTPEMMGDEENKIAVSDAGVIDFCTELDLDKFSQVEDLLYRRLVEERLKYARDTGTAPYALCGDQTLRRIAATRPSTRARLANIDGVNQHFLTTHGDILLQTIRSLSKELSLSLDGEPHAEPLVSRKVPIKPNNKRLTTPVRFQSWNMWQDGFTLKKIANHPDRAAPIKEQTVLEHIFEVAREGCAIDWHRLCEEIELTHQIFKNIQDAVSKVGSEKLKPIKEELPEEVTYPQIKAVLIMQELGVSMGTISSVHQHNGTADDSSNGMSKHSYGSDHSCQMEGVQPNLESLIPNVNDGCSVEKSQQITPDLLGEDSDINEAAAAHVDDLNRARKRQKLDAPREEQNIATESSILIWIDNFGDGVLLSDILGHFNGSKEDSIINLLQHLEGEFLIFKKNNVYKVM